A part of Campylobacter concisus genomic DNA contains:
- a CDS encoding nuclease, whose product MKKLVLILFFALIANAADKFDCSKRYCKEMKSCEEAYHYLRKCGRSGFDRDRDGIPCENVCKERRIEK is encoded by the coding sequence ATGAAAAAGTTAGTTTTGATTTTATTTTTTGCATTGATAGCAAATGCGGCTGATAAGTTTGATTGTTCTAAACGCTACTGCAAGGAGATGAAAAGTTGCGAAGAAGCATATCACTATCTAAGAAAATGCGGACGCAGTGGATTTGACCGTGATCGTGACGGCATACCATGCGAAAATGTATGCAAAGAGCGCAGAATAGAAAAATAA
- a CDS encoding iron ABC transporter ATP-binding protein, with product MLEVKNLNFSYPNGAGKLENVNLKIGAGEILTILGRNGAGKSTTLGLISGSLKPVSGEIFLDGKNVDSLSNKERAKIMAYVAQSEVTEYDYTGLEFITMGRAAHLGIFARPSKEDEEIARIYTKKLEIEYLEDRFITQMSGGQKQMCMIARAMAAQPKMIIFDEPTSALDFGNQYKFLRTVKWLKELGYSVVLTTHNPDFAVLLGGYVALVKGDGEVGFGTVDEIIRSENLSKLYGLDLNVSYIDKVQRECCLTYPL from the coding sequence ATGCTTGAAGTTAAAAATTTAAACTTTAGCTACCCAAATGGGGCTGGCAAACTAGAAAATGTAAATTTAAAGATAGGCGCTGGGGAAATTTTAACCATTCTTGGTCGAAATGGAGCTGGCAAATCAACAACTCTTGGGCTAATAAGCGGCTCACTAAAGCCAGTTTCAGGAGAGATCTTTCTTGATGGCAAAAATGTAGATAGCCTAAGCAACAAAGAGCGCGCTAAGATCATGGCGTATGTCGCTCAAAGCGAGGTTACTGAGTATGACTACACCGGACTTGAGTTTATCACGATGGGACGCGCAGCGCACCTTGGTATCTTTGCAAGACCTAGCAAAGAGGACGAAGAGATCGCTAGAATTTACACCAAAAAGCTTGAGATCGAGTATCTTGAAGATCGCTTTATCACGCAGATGAGTGGCGGTCAAAAGCAGATGTGTATGATCGCTCGTGCGATGGCTGCGCAGCCAAAGATGATCATATTTGACGAGCCAACGAGCGCGCTTGATTTTGGCAACCAGTATAAATTCCTACGCACCGTCAAATGGCTAAAAGAGCTTGGCTACTCGGTCGTGCTAACCACTCACAACCCTGACTTTGCCGTGCTTCTTGGCGGATATGTGGCACTTGTAAAAGGTGATGGCGAGGTTGGATTTGGCACGGTTGATGAGATCATCAGAAGTGAAAATTTAAGCAAGCTTTACGGACTTGATCTAAATGTAAGTTATATCGACAAAGTGCAAAGAGAGTGTTGCCTAACATATCCACTTTAA
- a CDS encoding iron ABC transporter permease has product MKNANFSIVVIFLALLTLVCAFVALGVGRFYIPFNDVFSVLAHSFGFGDGAASNITNVIENLRIPRIIAAILVGAALSVSGAAYQGVFKNQLVSPDLLGVSAGACVGAATAIIFDLSLFWVQAFAFGFGLAAVAITLAIPKMMGRTSTLMLVLSGIIVSGLMGSIIGFLKYVADPETKLPDIVYWQLGSLAKLDSENLKYIAPVMIICAILLIAMSWRINLLSLGDESAARLGVNVAFERAIVIICATLLTACSVCISGIVAWVGLLMPHLARMLVGANNIKSMPASIFMGAIFLLFVDTLARSISVSEVPLGVLTGFIGTVFFVWVLWRNKKVA; this is encoded by the coding sequence ATGAAAAACGCAAATTTTTCAATAGTTGTTATCTTTTTAGCTCTACTAACGCTTGTTTGTGCCTTTGTCGCACTTGGCGTTGGTAGATTTTACATACCTTTTAACGACGTCTTTAGCGTGCTAGCTCACAGCTTTGGTTTTGGAGATGGCGCAGCTAGCAACATCACAAACGTGATAGAAAATTTACGTATCCCACGTATCATCGCAGCTATCTTAGTCGGTGCCGCTCTTAGCGTGAGTGGTGCTGCCTATCAAGGCGTCTTTAAAAACCAGCTAGTAAGCCCTGATCTTCTTGGCGTCTCGGCTGGTGCTTGCGTGGGAGCTGCAACTGCCATTATCTTTGATCTATCGCTATTTTGGGTGCAGGCTTTTGCTTTTGGCTTTGGTCTAGCAGCTGTTGCTATCACTCTAGCCATACCAAAGATGATGGGGCGTACTAGTACACTTATGCTAGTTCTTTCTGGTATCATCGTAAGTGGCCTTATGGGCTCAATAATCGGCTTTTTAAAATATGTCGCTGATCCCGAAACAAAGCTACCTGACATCGTTTACTGGCAGCTTGGTAGCCTTGCAAAGCTTGATAGTGAAAATTTAAAGTACATAGCCCCAGTTATGATCATCTGCGCCATTTTACTAATCGCCATGAGCTGGCGTATAAATTTGCTATCTCTTGGCGACGAGAGTGCAGCGAGACTTGGCGTAAACGTAGCTTTTGAACGTGCTATCGTTATCATTTGCGCTACGCTTCTTACAGCGTGCAGCGTCTGCATAAGCGGCATAGTCGCTTGGGTAGGACTTCTCATGCCTCACTTAGCACGTATGCTAGTTGGTGCAAATAACATAAAAAGCATGCCAGCAAGCATATTTATGGGTGCGATATTTTTGCTTTTTGTAGATACTTTAGCGCGCAGCATAAGCGTGAGCGAAGTGCCTCTTGGCGTACTTACTGGCTTTATCGGCACAGTATTTTTCGTCTGGGTCTTGTGGCGAAATAAAAAGGTTGCGTGA
- a CDS encoding peptide ABC transporter substrate-binding protein: protein MHKVAKFSLVASLFAALSLSAAESARSITDMKGVKVSVPEKVEKIAALWNANNEIILALGGMDKVVATTDLIKNNKWFEHVYPKLKNLPAALNGKDLQIEELVKLAPDVIIVYNKNFQDELIKNGFSAVNLIFRDYPDMEKSIYATAEVIGTDDARKKAEKLANKIHDNSEFVTARTKNIPDAKRPKVLHLLGGANLLKVDGTNTIQNTWIKLGGGVNAINTEGSMIEVSAEEIINANPDIIIVGGNDTDAQIKKIKEHPAFSGSNAVKNGKIYGNPKGVFSWDRYGAENVLQILWAAKTIQPDLFKDVDMKVKTKEFYKEFLNHDLSDKEYGYILKGLNPDGSSK, encoded by the coding sequence ATGCACAAAGTAGCTAAATTTAGCCTTGTTGCTTCACTTTTTGCGGCTCTTAGCCTAAGCGCAGCTGAGTCTGCAAGAAGCATCACAGATATGAAAGGTGTCAAAGTAAGCGTGCCTGAAAAGGTAGAAAAGATCGCTGCACTGTGGAATGCAAACAACGAGATCATCCTAGCACTTGGCGGTATGGATAAGGTTGTAGCCACAACTGATCTGATCAAAAACAACAAGTGGTTTGAGCACGTCTATCCAAAACTTAAAAATTTACCAGCTGCACTAAATGGCAAAGACCTTCAGATCGAAGAGCTTGTTAAACTTGCACCTGACGTTATCATAGTGTATAACAAAAATTTTCAAGATGAACTTATCAAAAATGGCTTTAGCGCGGTAAATTTGATCTTTAGAGACTATCCAGATATGGAGAAAAGCATCTATGCAACAGCTGAAGTCATAGGCACTGATGATGCTAGAAAAAAAGCTGAAAAACTTGCTAATAAAATCCACGATAACTCTGAGTTTGTAACAGCAAGAACAAAAAACATCCCTGACGCTAAACGTCCAAAAGTACTTCACTTGCTTGGTGGCGCAAATTTACTAAAAGTTGATGGCACAAACACTATCCAAAACACTTGGATCAAGCTAGGTGGAGGCGTAAATGCTATCAATACTGAGGGTTCAATGATCGAAGTTAGCGCTGAAGAGATCATCAATGCAAACCCTGATATCATCATCGTTGGTGGTAATGACACAGACGCACAGATCAAAAAGATAAAAGAGCACCCTGCATTCTCTGGCTCAAACGCTGTTAAAAACGGCAAAATTTACGGTAACCCAAAAGGTGTATTTAGCTGGGATAGATATGGTGCTGAAAACGTACTTCAAATTTTATGGGCAGCAAAGACTATCCAACCAGATCTATTTAAAGATGTCGATATGAAAGTAAAAACAAAAGAGTTTTATAAAGAATTTTTAAATCACGATCTTAGTGACAAAGAGTATGGCTATATCTTAAAAGGTCTAAATCCAGACGGTAGCAGTAAGTAA
- a CDS encoding nitric oxide reductase large subunit, translating to MREYKKYWLALVAVLVICFSILGYYGVEVYRSSPPVVNFTDENGNVVIDKESIYKGQEAWQSIGGMQVGSVWGHGAYQAPDWSADWLHKELVIFLELKADEIYHSKYADLNDDQKANLKVLLKKEYRENDVKDDKIVLSSDRLKAMKQVSQEYSSLFGNDPKFKSLREAYAMKENTLPNASDRDDLNNFFFWSAWATAANRPNSDATYTNNWPHEPLIDNVPTSENIFWSIASVVILIAGIGFLVWFSSFYGKKDDEKLETISEDPLSKLSLTPSQKALKKYLFVTLALFAFQILIGGFTAHYTVEGQEFYGINLSAYIPYSLARTWHIQASIFWIATGFLAGGLFLAPIINGGKDPKFQKLGVDLLFYALLILVVGSFAGEYLAIANIMPINLSFWFGHQGYEYIELGRVWQIILFVGLVIWMLLLLRGFIGGFKNKGDKNLLAIFAASAVAVGLFYGAGLFYGQRSPLPVMEYWRWWVVHLWVEGFFEVFATASLAFVFVSLGLVSKRFATFSTLASASLFLVGGIPGTFHHLYFAGTTTPIMAVGASFSALEVVPLVLLGAEAYEHYRLQFAQTWAKTLKWPLYCFIAVAFWNMLGAGVFGFLINPPISLFYIQGLNTTPVHGHAALFGVYGFLALGFVWLVATYLFKGQEFDEKLMKVGFWGLNIGLMLMIVLSLLPIGIYQAFASLEHGMWYARSAELLQQSHLQNLRWVRMIGDTILIIGGISFLAQLLKFMLNKKA from the coding sequence ATGCGTGAATACAAAAAGTATTGGCTAGCACTTGTTGCAGTACTAGTAATTTGCTTTAGTATTTTAGGCTACTACGGCGTTGAAGTTTATAGAAGCTCGCCACCAGTTGTAAATTTTACAGATGAGAATGGCAATGTCGTTATCGACAAAGAGAGCATCTATAAAGGTCAAGAGGCCTGGCAAAGCATAGGAGGTATGCAAGTTGGCTCTGTTTGGGGACACGGCGCATATCAAGCGCCTGATTGGAGTGCGGACTGGCTTCACAAAGAGTTAGTTATATTTTTAGAGTTAAAAGCAGATGAAATTTATCACTCAAAATATGCTGACTTAAATGATGATCAAAAGGCAAATCTAAAAGTTCTACTTAAAAAAGAGTACCGAGAAAATGACGTAAAAGACGATAAAATCGTACTTAGCAGCGATAGATTAAAGGCTATGAAACAAGTAAGCCAAGAGTATTCATCACTTTTTGGAAATGACCCTAAGTTTAAATCTTTAAGAGAAGCTTATGCGATGAAAGAAAATACTCTTCCAAATGCTTCTGATAGAGATGATCTTAATAACTTTTTCTTCTGGTCAGCCTGGGCAACCGCAGCAAATAGACCTAATAGCGATGCTACATACACAAACAACTGGCCACATGAGCCACTAATAGATAATGTACCAACAAGCGAAAATATCTTTTGGTCAATCGCAAGTGTTGTAATACTTATTGCTGGTATTGGATTTCTTGTTTGGTTTAGCTCTTTTTATGGTAAAAAAGATGATGAAAAGTTGGAAACTATTAGCGAAGATCCGCTTAGTAAATTAAGCCTAACTCCATCTCAAAAAGCTCTTAAAAAATATCTTTTTGTAACTTTGGCTCTTTTTGCTTTCCAAATTTTAATAGGCGGCTTTACAGCTCACTATACAGTAGAAGGACAAGAATTTTACGGTATAAATTTATCAGCTTATATTCCTTATTCACTTGCTAGAACATGGCACATTCAGGCTAGTATTTTCTGGATTGCGACAGGATTTTTAGCAGGCGGTCTTTTCTTAGCACCTATTATAAATGGCGGCAAAGATCCAAAATTCCAAAAGCTTGGCGTAGATTTGCTATTTTATGCACTACTAATCCTTGTAGTTGGCAGTTTTGCTGGCGAGTATTTAGCGATCGCAAATATTATGCCTATAAATTTAAGCTTCTGGTTTGGACACCAAGGATATGAATATATCGAGCTTGGACGTGTTTGGCAAATTATTTTATTTGTTGGCCTTGTCATTTGGATGCTACTTTTACTTCGCGGATTTATCGGCGGATTTAAGAACAAAGGTGATAAAAATTTACTTGCTATCTTTGCAGCTTCAGCCGTTGCAGTTGGATTATTTTACGGAGCAGGATTATTTTACGGCCAAAGAAGTCCACTTCCAGTGATGGAATACTGGCGCTGGTGGGTTGTACACCTTTGGGTTGAAGGCTTTTTTGAGGTCTTTGCTACCGCTTCACTTGCTTTTGTATTTGTTAGTCTTGGTCTTGTTTCAAAGAGATTTGCTACGTTCTCAACACTTGCGAGTGCATCACTTTTCTTAGTAGGCGGAATTCCAGGAACTTTCCACCACTTATATTTTGCGGGCACTACAACACCTATAATGGCAGTTGGCGCTAGCTTCTCAGCACTTGAGGTAGTTCCTCTTGTATTGCTTGGCGCTGAAGCTTATGAGCATTACAGACTTCAGTTTGCTCAAACTTGGGCTAAGACATTAAAATGGCCACTTTACTGCTTTATCGCAGTTGCTTTCTGGAATATGCTAGGTGCTGGTGTATTTGGATTTTTAATCAATCCTCCGATTTCACTATTTTATATCCAAGGCCTAAATACGACTCCAGTTCACGGACACGCTGCGCTATTTGGCGTTTATGGATTTTTGGCACTTGGATTTGTTTGGCTAGTAGCTACTTATCTATTCAAAGGTCAAGAATTTGATGAGAAACTTATGAAGGTAGGCTTTTGGGGCTTAAATATAGGCCTTATGCTAATGATCGTGCTTTCACTACTTCCAATAGGAATTTATCAAGCATTTGCAAGCCTAGAGCATGGTATGTGGTATGCAAGAAGCGCTGAGCTTTTACAACAATCACACTTACAAAATTTAAGATGGGTAAGAATGATTGGTGATACGATTTTAATAATCGGTGGAATCAGCTTCCTTGCACAACTTCTAAAATTTATGCTTAATAAAAAAGCTTAA
- a CDS encoding 30S ribosomal protein S30 encodes MNISIVGKQFELTEPIKNYIQDAFDTLGKYNLDIISVRCVVAADEKQGKKGFNAEFSLNMAHKDTIVVRQKDKDLYAAIDLAIEKASKVLRREHDKKFTVKGKADDKEFRSRIGEEKIEGVEEIVPMELEIYKPLEVEEALEKLKSSDKQFYVFNDVDAKMRVIYKRTDGTFGLY; translated from the coding sequence ATGAACATAAGCATTGTAGGAAAACAATTTGAGCTAACAGAGCCAATCAAAAACTATATCCAAGACGCTTTTGATACGCTTGGTAAATACAATCTCGACATCATCTCAGTAAGATGTGTTGTAGCAGCTGATGAAAAACAAGGAAAAAAAGGTTTTAACGCAGAATTTTCTCTAAATATGGCCCATAAAGACACCATAGTCGTTCGCCAAAAAGATAAAGATCTTTACGCTGCGATCGATCTTGCTATCGAAAAAGCATCAAAAGTTTTAAGAAGAGAGCATGATAAGAAATTTACTGTTAAAGGCAAGGCTGACGACAAAGAATTTCGCTCAAGAATAGGAGAAGAAAAGATCGAAGGTGTCGAGGAGATCGTACCTATGGAACTTGAAATTTATAAACCACTTGAGGTCGAAGAAGCACTTGAAAAACTAAAATCAAGCGATAAACAATTTTATGTATTTAACGATGTTGACGCAAAAATGCGTGTGATCTACAAAAGAACAGACGGAACTTTCGGTCTTTACTAA
- a CDS encoding haloacid dehalogenase, whose product MEMKKTKKAFTLIELIIVITVLGVISLMSFNTLMNLYQNYFQSKVINELETQSEIALEQISMLLSHRIKQSVIARKKNGDYLALNDSGVNLSSDFEILEFIPAAYELFDGINEYKGDDTNGDPIIEEGIYSGYVDLANSSVANGLKSPGSKFNDAFRNGVMDLTCENDSDEEDVNSGSRCINADNENGGLVAIFSSILYRVGSSFGYQENLDQRHLDIAKVGIQSIDTLKISNDFKNKKISEQYKLAYTAIAIAPAEQSAEDIQNGSFDLKIYYNYRPWLNESFKKFSSTSTKDIKAESATLAKHVTRFVFTEKNGVIALKLCLKAEKSEITICKSKAVY is encoded by the coding sequence ATGGAAATGAAAAAAACAAAAAAAGCTTTTACATTAATTGAGCTAATAATAGTCATCACCGTACTTGGTGTTATCTCACTTATGAGCTTTAACACGCTTATGAATTTATATCAAAACTATTTTCAAAGCAAAGTAATAAACGAACTAGAAACACAAAGTGAAATCGCTCTTGAGCAAATTTCAATGCTACTTAGCCACAGAATCAAACAAAGCGTTATCGCCAGGAAAAAAAATGGAGATTATCTAGCTCTAAATGATAGTGGCGTAAATTTAAGTAGTGACTTTGAAATTTTAGAATTTATCCCAGCTGCTTATGAGCTATTTGATGGTATCAACGAATACAAAGGAGATGATACTAACGGAGATCCTATCATCGAAGAAGGCATATATAGCGGATATGTAGATCTTGCAAATAGCTCTGTTGCAAATGGATTAAAAAGCCCTGGAAGCAAATTTAATGATGCTTTTAGAAACGGCGTAATGGACTTGACCTGCGAAAATGATAGCGATGAAGAAGATGTAAATAGCGGCTCTAGGTGTATAAACGCCGATAATGAAAATGGTGGTTTAGTAGCGATATTTTCTAGCATACTTTATAGAGTTGGTAGTAGCTTTGGCTATCAAGAAAATTTAGACCAAAGACACTTAGATATTGCAAAAGTAGGCATACAGTCAATCGACACACTTAAAATTTCAAATGATTTTAAAAATAAAAAAATTTCAGAACAGTATAAACTAGCCTATACAGCCATTGCCATAGCACCAGCTGAGCAAAGTGCCGAGGATATACAAAACGGCTCTTTTGACCTTAAAATTTACTACAATTATAGGCCATGGCTAAATGAAAGCTTTAAAAAATTTAGCTCAACATCTACAAAGGATATCAAAGCCGAAAGTGCAACGCTAGCTAAACATGTAACAAGATTTGTCTTCACGGAAAAAAATGGAGTCATCGCGCTAAAGCTCTGCCTTAAAGCAGAAAAATCAGAAATAACCATTTGCAAATCAAAGGCGGTTTATTAA
- a CDS encoding flagellar biosynthesis protein FliW (binds to flagellin and appears to stabilize flagellin during flagella assembly), with product MIFSVKSPILGFEHIKTMALIELDKFFVKLASKDDETSFTMINPFALRSYEFDIPSYYEDLMEIKESSQLRIYNIIVVALPLEKSTVNFIAPIVCNMDNMTLSQVVLDIAKYPQYGQAEMIENFIQK from the coding sequence ATGATTTTTAGTGTTAAAAGCCCTATTTTAGGCTTTGAGCATATCAAGACGATGGCGTTAATTGAACTTGATAAATTTTTTGTTAAGCTAGCAAGCAAAGATGATGAGACATCTTTTACAATGATAAATCCTTTTGCATTAAGAAGCTACGAATTCGATATTCCAAGCTATTATGAAGATCTTATGGAGATTAAAGAAAGCTCTCAACTCAGAATTTATAACATTATCGTTGTTGCACTCCCGCTTGAAAAATCAACTGTAAATTTTATAGCTCCTATCGTTTGCAATATGGACAACATGACCTTATCTCAAGTCGTTTTAGACATTGCCAAATATCCTCAGTATGGGCAAGCTGAAATGATAGAAAATTTTATACAAAAATAG
- a CDS encoding outer membrane assembly lipoprotein YfiO, whose protein sequence is MKRFSKFLAVVALLGLFSGCAEKYTELYNLTPDEWYAQVIADIKDGDLESADKHYVSMASEHVASPLLEQILLILAQAHANDEEYLMANHYLDEYIKRYGDNGPKTEFAQYLKIKANFDSFTQPNRNQKLMEDSVTEIEKFLYMYPNTEYKPLIETMLIKFKLALYFLDMQIADLYNRTGRDVSAKIYEQKLEESPFRNSDLIKPDVAWYRKLFE, encoded by the coding sequence ATGAAAAGATTTTCTAAATTTCTAGCAGTCGTAGCTCTTTTAGGGCTTTTTAGTGGTTGTGCTGAAAAATACACCGAACTTTACAATCTAACTCCAGATGAGTGGTACGCTCAGGTCATCGCTGACATCAAAGATGGCGATCTGGAGTCAGCTGATAAACACTACGTTTCAATGGCTAGCGAGCACGTTGCAAGCCCGCTTTTGGAGCAGATTTTACTCATCCTTGCCCAAGCTCACGCAAATGACGAAGAGTATCTCATGGCAAATCACTATCTTGACGAGTACATCAAAAGATATGGTGACAACGGTCCAAAAACAGAGTTTGCTCAGTATCTAAAGATAAAAGCAAATTTTGACTCATTTACTCAGCCAAACCGCAACCAAAAGCTTATGGAAGATAGCGTAACAGAGATCGAGAAATTTCTTTATATGTATCCAAATACTGAATATAAGCCACTTATTGAGACTATGCTTATTAAATTCAAACTCGCGCTTTACTTCCTAGATATGCAAATAGCTGATCTTTACAATAGGACTGGTCGTGATGTTTCGGCCAAAATTTACGAGCAAAAACTTGAAGAGTCACCGTTTAGAAATTCTGACCTTATCAAGCCTGATGTAGCATGGTATAGAAAACTATTTGAATAG
- a CDS encoding endopeptidase La has product MQINENKGFPTEIPIIVEDELFLYPFMITPLFLSDDENLKALELAIQEETPILVVPTKPQQDGARDFDGIYDAGVIGTIMRRVPLPDGRVKVLFQGIDKGKILKQSGINPLRGIVDMLHVKRPSQVKTDALIVVLREKVRELSQFSHFFPPDLLKTIEESAEAIRVCDLVSSALRLKKQIAYSFFVEENLEQRLLKLIDYVIEEIEANKLQKEIKNKVHSKIDKTNKEYFLKEQLKQIQAELGADTSREEELEEYRKKLDAKKKFMAEDAYKEIKKQIDKLSRMHPDSADANTLQSYLDWVLEIPFENVAKKKSSITEVSKHLNADHYSLEKPKERIEEYFALRELLELRGVGEKVNNGAILCFAGPPGVGKTSLANSIAKALKRELVRIALGGLEDVNELRGHRRTYIGAMPGRIVQGLIEAKQMNPVVVLDEIDKVGRSYRGDPTAVLLEILDPEQNNKFRDYYLNFNIDLSKIIFIATANDVSMIPAALRDRMEFIELSSYTPQEKFEIAKKYLLPQELKKHGLKPSDVSISKEALELIISDYTRESGVRNLRRRIADILRKVAKNILIKKSEGKIGVTAKNLKEFLEKKVYEIEPADKKDQIGLVNGLAWTSVGGDVLRIEAIRIQGKGSMQITGQLGDVMKESAQIAFSVVKVLIDNKKLKVPMAIVPKLDDDKHKLEASDVYRRYDLHLHVPEGAVPKDGPSAGITMTTAIASILTDTKVRHDVAMTGEITLSGRVLPIGGLKEKLIAAHKAGIKTALIPRKNYDRDLVDIPAEVKGDMKIIAVDTIEDVLKNALVAKK; this is encoded by the coding sequence TTGCAAATAAACGAAAATAAAGGCTTCCCAACCGAAATTCCCATTATCGTTGAGGACGAGCTATTTTTATATCCATTTATGATAACTCCGCTTTTTTTAAGTGATGATGAAAATTTAAAGGCACTCGAACTTGCCATACAAGAAGAGACTCCGATCCTTGTGGTGCCTACAAAGCCTCAGCAAGACGGCGCTAGAGATTTTGATGGCATCTATGATGCTGGCGTGATCGGCACGATAATGCGCCGTGTGCCGCTACCTGATGGACGTGTAAAAGTACTATTTCAGGGCATTGATAAAGGTAAAATTTTAAAACAATCAGGCATAAATCCGCTCCGCGGTATCGTTGATATGCTCCATGTCAAGCGCCCATCACAGGTCAAAACTGATGCACTTATAGTGGTTTTAAGAGAAAAAGTAAGAGAGCTTTCGCAGTTTAGCCACTTTTTCCCGCCTGATCTTTTAAAAACGATCGAAGAGAGCGCTGAAGCGATCAGGGTTTGCGACCTAGTCTCAAGCGCGCTTCGCTTAAAAAAACAGATCGCATATAGCTTTTTTGTCGAGGAAAATTTAGAGCAGCGCTTGCTAAAACTAATCGACTATGTTATCGAAGAGATCGAGGCAAATAAGCTTCAAAAAGAGATAAAAAATAAAGTCCATTCAAAGATCGATAAGACAAATAAAGAGTATTTTTTAAAAGAGCAGTTAAAGCAAATCCAAGCCGAGCTTGGAGCGGACACGAGCCGTGAAGAGGAGCTTGAAGAGTACCGCAAAAAGCTTGATGCGAAGAAGAAATTTATGGCCGAGGACGCCTACAAAGAGATCAAAAAACAAATAGATAAGCTTTCGCGCATGCACCCAGACTCAGCTGACGCAAATACCTTACAAAGCTACCTTGACTGGGTACTTGAAATTCCATTTGAAAATGTAGCTAAGAAAAAATCATCCATCACCGAAGTGAGCAAGCATTTAAATGCCGATCATTACAGCCTTGAAAAGCCAAAAGAGCGCATCGAGGAGTATTTTGCCTTGCGTGAGCTTTTGGAGCTTAGAGGCGTTGGTGAAAAGGTAAATAATGGCGCTATTTTATGCTTTGCAGGCCCTCCAGGCGTAGGCAAAACAAGCCTCGCAAACTCGATCGCAAAGGCACTAAAGCGTGAGCTAGTCAGGATCGCACTTGGTGGGCTTGAGGACGTAAACGAGCTAAGAGGTCACCGCCGCACCTACATAGGCGCTATGCCAGGTCGTATTGTGCAAGGGCTCATAGAAGCTAAACAGATGAATCCAGTGGTTGTTTTAGATGAGATCGACAAGGTTGGAAGAAGCTACAGGGGCGATCCGACTGCTGTTTTACTTGAGATTTTGGACCCAGAGCAAAATAACAAATTTAGAGACTACTATCTAAATTTTAACATCGATCTTAGCAAGATCATCTTTATCGCTACAGCAAATGATGTGAGTATGATCCCAGCCGCACTTCGTGATAGGATGGAGTTTATCGAGCTTAGCTCATACACACCACAAGAAAAATTTGAGATCGCTAAAAAATATCTATTGCCTCAAGAGCTTAAAAAGCACGGCCTAAAACCAAGCGATGTTAGCATCAGCAAAGAGGCACTTGAGCTAATTATCAGCGACTACACAAGAGAGAGCGGTGTGAGAAATTTACGCCGTAGGATCGCTGATATATTAAGAAAAGTTGCTAAAAATATCCTTATCAAAAAAAGCGAGGGCAAGATCGGTGTCACAGCTAAAAATTTGAAAGAATTTTTAGAGAAAAAGGTCTATGAGATCGAGCCAGCGGATAAAAAAGATCAGATTGGTCTAGTAAATGGCCTCGCGTGGACTAGTGTCGGAGGTGACGTGCTAAGGATCGAGGCTATCAGGATCCAGGGTAAAGGCAGCATGCAAATCACCGGTCAGCTAGGCGATGTGATGAAAGAGAGCGCTCAGATCGCATTTAGCGTGGTAAAAGTGCTGATCGATAACAAAAAGCTAAAAGTGCCGATGGCTATCGTGCCAAAACTAGATGATGATAAACACAAGCTAGAAGCCAGCGACGTTTATAGACGTTACGACCTTCACTTGCACGTGCCAGAGGGTGCGGTGCCAAAAGACGGCCCAAGCGCTGGTATCACGATGACAACGGCGATCGCATCGATACTTACTGATACAAAAGTAAGACATGATGTGGCGATGACTGGTGAGATCACGCTAAGTGGCAGGGTGCTGCCTATCGGCGGGCTAAAAGAGAAGCTCATCGCCGCTCACAAAGCTGGCATCAAAACAGCTCTGATACCTCGCAAAAACTATGATCGAGACCTTGTAGATATCCCTGCTGAAGTAAAGGGTGATATGAAGATCATTGCCGTAGATACGATAGAAGATGTCTTAAAAAACGCTCTTGTAGCTAAAAAATAA